From Chiroxiphia lanceolata isolate bChiLan1 chromosome 11, bChiLan1.pri, whole genome shotgun sequence, the proteins below share one genomic window:
- the CPNE9 gene encoding copine-9 gives MAAPGALEPATGSVPGTKVELTVSCRNLLDMDTFSKSDPVVVLFVQGSGSSEWKEFGRTEVIDNTLNPDFVRKFVLDYYFEEKQNLRFDVYNVDSKSCSALKQKDFLGQAFVALGEVIGAQRGRLERPLTGVPGKRCGTILLLAEELSNCRDIITMQLCANKLDKKDFFGKSDPFLVFYRSNEDGTFTICHKTEVVKNTLNPVWQPFTIPVRALCNGDYDRTVKIDVYDWDRDGSHDFIGEFATSYRELSRAQSQFTVYEVLNPRKKCKKKKYVNSGTVTLLSFSVESEFTFVDYIRGGTQLNFTVAIDFTASNGLPSQPTSLHYVSPYQLSAYALALKAVGEVIQDYDSDKLFPAYGFGAKVPPDGRISHQFPLNNNAENPSCCGIEGVLESYLQSLRTVQLYGPTNFAPVINQVAGTAAQVTDGSQYHVLLIITDGVISDMLQTKEAIVTASALPMSIIIVGVGPAEFEAMEELDGDEVRLSSRGRFAERDIVQFVPFRDYVDDSGNQVLSMARLAKDVLAEIPEQLLSYMKTRDIKPRRADPE, from the exons ATGGCGGCTCCGGGAGCGCTGGAGCCGGCGACCGGCAGCGTGCCGGGCACCAAGGTGGAGCTCACCGTGTCCTGCCG GAACCTGCTGGACATGGACACCTTCTCCAAGTCTGATCCAG TGGTGGTCCTTTTtgtgcagggctcagggagCAGCGAGTGGAAGGAG TTCGGACGCACTGAGGTGATCGACAACACCCTGAACCCCGACTTTGTCCGCAAGTTCGTCCTCGACTACTACTTTGAGGAGAAGCAAAACCTCCGCTTTGATGT CTACAACGTGGACtccaagagctgctctgccttaAAGCAG AAG GACTTCCTGGGGCAGGCATTTGTGGCACTGGGGGAGGTGATTGGGGCCCAGCGGGGACGCCTGGAGAGACCCCTCAC GGGGGTCCCAGGAAAACGGTGTGGGaccatcctgctgctggctgaggagCTGAGCAACTGCCGG gacaTCATCACAATGCAGCTGTGTGCCAACAAGCTGGACAAGAAGGACTTCTTTGGAAAATCTGACCCCTTCCTCGTCTTCTACCGCAGCAACGAGGACGGCAC TTTCACCATCTGCCATAAGACAGAGGTGGTGAAGAACACACTCAACCCGGTGTGGCAGCCCTTCACCATCCCTGTGCGTGCCCTCTGCAACGGCGACTATGACAG GACGGTGAAGATAGATGTGTACGACTGGGACCGGGATGGGAG CCACGACTTCATCGGGGAATTTGCCACAAGCTACCGGGAGCTGTCTCGAGCACAGAGTCAGTTCACAGTGTATGAG GTGCTGAATCCCCGGAAGAAAtgcaagaagaagaaatatgtgaATTCCGGCACC GTGACACTGCTCTCCTTCTCGGTCGAGTCCGAGTTCACCTTTGTTGACTACATCCGGGGCGG GACACAGCTGAATTTCACCGTCGCCATCGACTTCACGGCCTCCAACG GGTTGCCGTCACAGCCCACCTCGCTGCACTACGTGAGCCCCTACCAGCTGAGTGCCTATGCCCTGGCGTTGAAGGCAGTGGGGGAGGTCATCCAGGACTACGACAGTGACAAGCTCTTCCCTGCCTACGGCTTCGGTGCCAAAGTCCCACCCGACGGCAGGATCTCCCACCAGTTCCCCCTG aACAACAATGCAGAGAACCCCAGCTGTTGTGGCATTGAGGGTGTGCTGGAGTCCTACCTCCAGAGCCTGCGCACCGTCCAGCTCTACGGTCCTACCAACTTCGCCCCTGTCATCAACCAGGTGGCAGG GACGGCTGCCCAGGTGACTGACGGCTCACAGTACCACGTCCTCCTCATCATCACTGACGGTGTCATCTCCGACATGCTGCAGACCAAGGAGGCCATTGTCACT GCTTCCGCATTGCCCATGTCCATCATCATTGTGGGAGTGGGTCCGGCTGAGTTTGAGG CCATGGAGGAGCTGGACGGTGATGAGGTGCGGTTGTCTTCCCGTGGGCGGTTCGCTGAGAGGGACATTGTACAG TTTGTGCCATTTCGGGATTACGTGGATGACTCGGGCAACCAGGTGCTGAGCATGGCCCGCCTGGCCAAGGATGTGCTGGCTGAGatccctgagcagctgctctccTACATGAAGACCCGTGACATCAAACCCCGCCGGGCAGACCCTGAGTAG